One part of the Dyadobacter sp. 676 genome encodes these proteins:
- the nrfD gene encoding NrfD/PsrC family molybdoenzyme membrane anchor subunit — MHVTSPVREPLIQGGKTYADVTEDICRHVEATPTKEWKIAFGLSLIVLAYGTVCLAWTWWEGLGVWGLNKTVGWAWDITNFVWWVGIGHAGTLISAILLLFRQKWRTSINRAAEAMTIFAVICAASFILMHMGRPWMAYWALPLPNAFGSLWVNFNSPLVWDVFAISTYFSVSLVFWYIGLIPDLATIRDRATSKISRFMYGTFAMGWDGSAKTWARYEYVSLILAGLSTPLVLSVHTIVSMDFATSVIPGWHTTIFPPYFVAGAIFSGFAMVQNLMLITRVVYKLEDYITLEHIETMNKVITLTGSVVGVAYITEFFIAWYGGVEYEYYAFFNRMTGPYWWAYWAMMTCNVISPQLFWSRKLRRSITFTFFISVVVNIGMWFERFVIIVTSLHRDYIPSSWSMFSPTRYDIGDYIFSFGLFFTLFLLFSKYLPVVNMAEVKAVLRSTSAQLPAKIAGVAKVRQRGTAEPAYNKDQE; from the coding sequence ATGCATGTTACTTCACCTGTAAGAGAACCGCTGATCCAAGGTGGGAAAACGTACGCGGACGTAACGGAAGACATATGCCGCCATGTGGAGGCGACTCCAACGAAAGAATGGAAGATTGCTTTCGGCCTTTCGCTTATCGTTCTGGCGTATGGAACTGTGTGTCTTGCCTGGACCTGGTGGGAAGGCCTCGGAGTTTGGGGTTTGAATAAAACAGTAGGTTGGGCCTGGGACATCACCAACTTCGTATGGTGGGTGGGTATCGGTCACGCGGGAACGCTGATCTCCGCGATCCTCTTGCTTTTCCGTCAGAAATGGAGAACTTCCATCAACCGTGCAGCGGAAGCGATGACGATCTTCGCCGTTATTTGTGCTGCTTCTTTTATTTTGATGCACATGGGTCGTCCCTGGATGGCTTACTGGGCTCTTCCATTGCCAAACGCATTCGGTTCACTCTGGGTTAACTTCAACTCGCCGCTTGTTTGGGACGTATTCGCGATCAGTACTTACTTCTCCGTATCGTTGGTTTTCTGGTACATCGGTCTGATCCCTGACCTCGCGACCATCCGCGACCGTGCTACCAGCAAAATCTCCCGTTTCATGTACGGAACGTTTGCAATGGGCTGGGACGGTTCCGCAAAAACCTGGGCTCGTTATGAATATGTTTCCCTGATCCTCGCCGGTCTTTCAACCCCACTCGTACTTTCGGTACACACCATTGTAAGTATGGACTTTGCTACCTCGGTAATTCCGGGATGGCACACGACGATCTTCCCTCCGTACTTCGTTGCGGGTGCGATTTTCTCCGGATTTGCGATGGTTCAAAACCTGATGCTCATTACACGTGTGGTTTACAAGCTGGAAGACTACATTACCCTCGAGCACATCGAAACAATGAATAAGGTAATCACACTGACGGGGTCTGTCGTGGGTGTGGCCTATATCACCGAGTTCTTCATCGCATGGTACGGTGGTGTCGAATATGAATATTACGCATTCTTCAACCGTATGACCGGTCCTTACTGGTGGGCGTACTGGGCAATGATGACCTGTAACGTAATTTCTCCGCAGCTTTTCTGGTCGAGAAAATTGCGTCGCAGCATTACTTTTACATTCTTCATCTCTGTGGTAGTAAACATCGGTATGTGGTTCGAGCGTTTCGTAATTATCGTAACCTCCCTGCACCGTGACTATATTCCTTCAAGCTGGTCGATGTTCTCGCCAACTCGTTACGACATTGGGGATTACATTTTCTCCTTCGGTTTGTTCTTCACATTGTTCCTCCTGTTCTCGAAATACCTGCCGGTAGTAAACATGGCGGAAGTAAAAGCGGTATTGCGCTCAACATCTGCGCAGCTGCCTGCCAAGATCGCCGGGGTTGCGAAAGTAAGACAGCGTGGAACTGCTGAACCCGCTTATAACAAGGATCAGGAATAA
- a CDS encoding c-type cytochrome: MDAKFCSFFNYSKTFLAVLLAILLSVPTLVSAQDSTAAAAGAAAPAGGGDVAKGESIFKNNCAQCHAPTDERVVGPGLKGASSRHDFAWLAKWVRNSQAVIASGDPYAVKIYNEYSKAQMTSFPNLSDDDIKAIFAYVDQASAAPAAAAGGAAPAGGAAAAGDAKGGAPSDLFVIVLVALVVVMVLVLGVLLVIVSLLSKAVKGGAADAETPAGEGFGGLLKRIAADPAIRSATLWIFVLLVLKSTLDGAFNVGVQQGYAPKQPISFSHKLHAGEYKIDCNYCHTGVNRGKSAHIPSANICMNCHGVIKKESPEIQKIYSSIENNQPIEWVRVHNLPDLAYFNHAQHVNVGGLECQNCHGEVEKMEVIQQRSSLTMGWCIDCHRKTEVNTKDNQYYDKLVQLHASESKEALKVADIGGLECSKCHY, encoded by the coding sequence ATGGACGCTAAGTTTTGTTCCTTCTTTAATTACTCAAAAACCTTTTTAGCCGTTCTTCTGGCTATCTTATTAAGCGTACCCACGTTAGTGTCTGCTCAGGATAGCACTGCCGCCGCTGCCGGCGCTGCTGCACCTGCCGGAGGTGGCGACGTTGCGAAAGGTGAATCGATCTTCAAAAACAACTGCGCCCAGTGCCACGCGCCTACCGACGAGCGTGTAGTTGGCCCGGGCCTGAAAGGTGCAAGTTCGCGCCACGATTTTGCATGGCTTGCCAAATGGGTACGCAACTCGCAAGCCGTGATCGCATCGGGCGACCCTTATGCGGTAAAAATTTACAACGAATATTCGAAAGCTCAAATGACGAGCTTCCCGAACCTTTCAGACGACGATATTAAAGCGATCTTCGCTTATGTAGACCAGGCGTCTGCTGCTCCTGCCGCTGCTGCAGGTGGTGCTGCTCCTGCCGGTGGCGCTGCTGCTGCGGGTGATGCCAAAGGTGGTGCTCCTTCCGACTTGTTCGTGATCGTACTGGTTGCATTGGTAGTTGTAATGGTACTGGTGCTGGGGGTTCTACTTGTTATTGTATCGCTTCTTTCGAAAGCTGTTAAAGGCGGAGCTGCTGATGCAGAGACACCTGCGGGTGAAGGCTTTGGTGGATTGCTGAAAAGAATCGCCGCTGATCCGGCGATCCGTTCTGCGACACTCTGGATTTTTGTACTCCTCGTTTTGAAGTCAACTCTGGACGGCGCGTTTAATGTAGGCGTTCAGCAGGGCTATGCTCCTAAGCAACCTATTTCATTCTCCCACAAACTCCACGCAGGCGAATATAAAATCGACTGTAACTACTGCCATACCGGCGTTAACCGCGGCAAGTCGGCACACATTCCTTCTGCCAACATCTGTATGAACTGCCACGGTGTGATCAAGAAGGAATCTCCTGAGATTCAAAAGATTTATTCTTCCATAGAGAACAACCAGCCTATCGAATGGGTGCGCGTTCACAACCTGCCCGACCTGGCTTACTTCAACCACGCACAGCACGTAAACGTGGGCGGCCTGGAATGCCAGAACTGCCATGGCGAAGTGGAGAAAATGGAAGTAATACAGCAACGTTCGTCACTGACGATGGGATGGTGTATTGATTGTCACCGTAAAACTGAGGTAAATACCAAAGACAATCAGTACTACGATAAGCTGGTACAGTTGCACGCTTCTGAAAGCAAAGAGGCTTTGAAAGTAGCGGATATTGGTGGTTTAGAATGTTCTAAGTGCCACTACTAA
- a CDS encoding HNH endonuclease, giving the protein MGKVLVLNQDYSALSVCTVPKAFLLVYMKKAEMLAESQQEHLRTVNDRYPMPVVIRLHRYIHIPYRGVVMTRQNLFKRDGNRCQYCGTHDNLTLDHVIPKSRGGKTTWDNLATACKRCNSRKGDHTPEEVDMPLKQRPFRPSFLMFIRDFSGMADDEWLPYLGSKERSC; this is encoded by the coding sequence ATGGGTAAAGTACTGGTTCTGAATCAAGATTATAGCGCATTAAGTGTTTGCACAGTTCCTAAGGCGTTTCTGCTGGTTTACATGAAAAAAGCGGAAATGCTCGCAGAGTCTCAACAGGAGCATCTCAGGACTGTCAACGACAGGTATCCCATGCCGGTCGTCATACGTCTCCATCGCTACATACACATACCGTACAGAGGCGTAGTCATGACCAGGCAAAACCTCTTCAAGCGGGACGGCAATAGGTGTCAGTATTGCGGAACCCACGACAATCTGACTCTGGACCACGTGATCCCGAAATCAAGGGGAGGGAAAACCACCTGGGATAACCTGGCCACCGCATGTAAAAGATGCAACTCCCGCAAAGGAGACCATACGCCGGAAGAGGTTGATATGCCGTTAAAGCAGCGACCGTTCCGGCCTTCTTTTTTAATGTTCATTCGTGATTTCTCAGGCATGGCCGATGACGAATGGCTGCCTTACCTCGGGTCGAAGGAGCGGTCTTGCTAA
- a CDS encoding cytochrome c — MEFKAMKFKSLYRYLLVAAVLLTAAAGCKRDPNNPGKEYAPNMYLPVGYEPYKQEKANPINPQGLTMRLPVAGTVARRNYHTQFGESDSAVVDLMVYNIPADSIEIAEKVLKNPVPLNEKTLAEGKVLYDRYCQHCHGATGAGDGKVGAMYKGVPNYASDAYKNLNEGHIFHVITHGKARMWPHGSQINPEERWKIVHYVQKLQKGA; from the coding sequence ATGGAGTTTAAAGCAATGAAATTTAAAAGTTTATATAGATATCTATTGGTTGCTGCCGTATTGCTTACCGCTGCTGCTGGTTGTAAGAGAGATCCGAACAACCCGGGGAAAGAATATGCGCCGAATATGTACCTGCCGGTAGGTTACGAGCCGTACAAGCAGGAGAAAGCGAATCCTATCAATCCTCAGGGCCTTACCATGCGTCTGCCTGTGGCCGGTACCGTTGCGAGACGTAACTACCATACCCAATTCGGCGAGTCGGATTCCGCTGTGGTTGACCTGATGGTTTATAACATTCCCGCCGACAGCATCGAAATCGCTGAGAAAGTTTTGAAAAACCCCGTTCCGCTGAACGAGAAGACGCTGGCGGAAGGCAAGGTGTTATATGACAGGTATTGCCAGCATTGCCATGGTGCAACTGGTGCCGGTGACGGTAAAGTAGGAGCGATGTACAAAGGTGTTCCCAATTACGCCAGCGATGCATACAAAAACCTGAATGAAGGGCATATTTTTCATGTCATCACACACGGAAAAGCACGCATGTGGCCTCACGGGTCGCAGATCAACCCGGAGGAACGCTGGAAGATCGTACACTACGTACAGAAATTGCAGAAAGGGGCCTAA
- the smpB gene encoding SsrA-binding protein SmpB, whose amino-acid sequence MSEKIVKKVDIKNKRASFEYFFLEEFTAGMVLTGTEIKSIRQGKVNFQDAYCLFMDGELFIRSLHISPYTEGTHYNHEPMRDRKLLITKRERKKLIEGLKDQGLTIIPVRLFTSERGLAKLHIALAKGKKLYDKRETIKERDVKRENDRAGY is encoded by the coding sequence ATGTCGGAAAAAATAGTTAAAAAAGTAGATATAAAGAATAAACGGGCGTCATTCGAGTACTTCTTTCTGGAAGAGTTCACAGCCGGTATGGTGCTCACAGGCACGGAAATCAAGTCGATCAGGCAGGGCAAAGTCAATTTTCAGGATGCTTACTGTTTGTTTATGGATGGGGAACTCTTCATTCGCAGCCTGCACATTTCGCCTTACACAGAGGGTACGCATTATAACCACGAGCCTATGCGCGATCGCAAGCTGTTGATTACCAAGCGAGAGCGAAAAAAGTTGATAGAGGGCTTGAAGGATCAGGGCCTTACGATTATACCGGTCCGGCTGTTTACCAGCGAGCGTGGTTTGGCCAAGCTGCATATCGCATTGGCAAAGGGCAAAAAGCTCTACGACAAGCGCGAGACCATCAAGGAGCGGGACGTGAAACGCGAGAACGATCGGGCGGGTTATTGA
- a CDS encoding TAT-variant-translocated molybdopterin oxidoreductase, whose product MENTNKRYWRGLEELRNDEKFVKDAGSEFPSAPTESQYESLVDGVGTHRRDFLKVLGFGMAAVSLAACEAPVKKAIPYVNKPEGEFPTISNWYASTYAEGGDYASILVKTREGRPVKIESNSLSKVSYGVSSRAHASLLGLYDNEKLRGPKKGEDTKVSWETVDKEIADQLAQIAAKGGAIRILTSTILSPSTKAVIADFTAKYPTTTHVVYDANSSYAIVKGNELSFGKAVIPSYDFSKAKVVVGIDGDFLGTWLAPDTFSKQFADTRRVSSEKDGNKEMSRLYQFESTLSLTGANADYRTAVKPSQIGLIAAALYNKVAAKLGGAPVATPALNIDNLDKAAADLVAAKGQALVVSGVNDPSVQVIVNALNSLLGSYGSTINLDKPAYYRQGNDIATNQLIDEIKGGKVSALLLWGANPVYDHPRGAELAAALPQVSLSVSFNDRPDETSSLLKYILPAPHYLESWGDAEPVAGSYSLMQPAISLIFNTRQAQSSLLKWAGASSDYHEYVKAYWRKNIYPQSGAGDFEKFWIKSLHDGVFDVASAAATGSGATFSGNLAAAAAGIAKRYKASSSGLELAIFENVGMGTGFAANNPWLQENPDPITKACWDNHAGLSQKTATELGLAQGDVVKVDVKGKSVELPVIIQPGLAQGTVAVAIGYGREKAGKSANGVGKNVYPFAVFTDGFLNFTPGEVTLSKTGDTREIAQTQTHNTVMNRKSVLQETVLSHFQKDPMAGRFVPKIQTSEGEVDATDLSLWNGHKYKNHSWGMVIDLNTCFGCGSCVISCQNENNIPVVGRQEIINAREMHWLRIDRYYSSDADVEDLRGLEVASENPEVTFQPMLCQHCNNAPCETVCPVLATTHSSEGLNQMTYNRCVGTRYCANNCPYKVRRFNWFKYFDNDNFDYAFNNDLGKMVINPDVTVRSRGVIEKCSMCVHRIQEAKLTAKKERRRIIDGEVNVACASSCPTDAITFGDMNDPESRISKLLEVEREGRAFHMLEEINVRPQISYLTKIRNKDAAAKAEKVEKEHA is encoded by the coding sequence ATGGAAAATACTAATAAAAGATACTGGCGGGGACTTGAAGAGCTGAGGAATGACGAAAAGTTTGTCAAAGATGCAGGTTCTGAGTTCCCAAGCGCTCCGACCGAAAGTCAGTATGAAAGCCTGGTGGACGGCGTAGGTACCCACCGTCGTGATTTCCTTAAAGTACTGGGCTTTGGAATGGCAGCTGTGTCCCTGGCAGCTTGCGAAGCGCCGGTGAAGAAGGCCATCCCTTACGTTAACAAGCCGGAAGGCGAATTTCCGACTATATCTAACTGGTATGCATCCACTTACGCGGAAGGTGGAGATTACGCGAGTATCCTGGTCAAAACCCGCGAGGGCCGGCCGGTTAAAATAGAAAGCAACTCTCTCTCGAAAGTATCTTACGGCGTAAGCTCACGCGCGCATGCTTCTTTGCTTGGCTTATATGACAACGAGAAGCTGAGAGGCCCTAAAAAAGGAGAAGATACTAAAGTAAGTTGGGAAACTGTCGACAAGGAGATCGCCGATCAGCTTGCGCAGATCGCAGCAAAAGGCGGCGCGATCCGTATTCTTACTTCCACGATATTGAGCCCGTCGACCAAGGCGGTAATCGCGGACTTCACTGCAAAATATCCGACCACTACCCACGTAGTTTACGATGCCAACTCTTCTTACGCTATTGTAAAGGGCAATGAGTTGTCGTTCGGTAAAGCCGTTATTCCATCCTACGATTTCAGCAAAGCGAAAGTTGTCGTAGGTATCGACGGCGATTTCCTCGGAACATGGCTTGCTCCCGATACATTTTCGAAGCAATTCGCCGATACCCGCCGCGTCAGCAGCGAGAAAGACGGTAATAAAGAAATGTCCCGTCTGTATCAGTTCGAATCAACACTGTCGCTGACAGGTGCCAATGCGGATTACCGTACAGCGGTGAAACCTTCGCAGATCGGTCTGATTGCGGCTGCGCTATATAATAAGGTAGCGGCGAAATTGGGCGGGGCCCCTGTTGCAACGCCTGCATTGAACATCGATAATCTGGACAAAGCCGCCGCGGACCTCGTTGCTGCGAAAGGACAGGCGTTGGTTGTATCGGGTGTGAACGATCCATCGGTACAAGTGATCGTGAATGCACTGAACAGCCTGCTGGGAAGCTACGGTTCCACCATCAATCTCGACAAACCTGCCTATTACCGTCAGGGTAACGATATCGCGACCAACCAGTTGATCGACGAGATCAAAGGCGGCAAAGTTTCAGCATTGCTTTTGTGGGGCGCTAACCCGGTTTACGATCATCCGCGTGGTGCGGAACTGGCGGCAGCTTTGCCACAGGTTTCATTGAGCGTGTCGTTCAACGATCGACCGGATGAAACTTCCTCACTTTTGAAATACATCCTCCCTGCACCTCACTACCTCGAATCATGGGGCGATGCAGAGCCCGTCGCAGGATCATACAGTCTGATGCAACCGGCTATCAGCCTGATATTCAATACCCGTCAGGCACAATCCAGCCTTTTGAAATGGGCAGGTGCATCTTCCGACTACCACGAGTATGTAAAAGCTTACTGGAGAAAAAATATCTATCCGCAAAGCGGAGCAGGAGATTTCGAGAAATTCTGGATCAAATCCCTGCATGACGGCGTATTCGATGTGGCTTCGGCTGCTGCAACAGGCTCCGGGGCGACATTCTCCGGAAATCTGGCCGCTGCTGCCGCAGGTATTGCCAAAAGATACAAAGCATCTTCGTCGGGCCTCGAACTCGCAATTTTCGAAAATGTAGGCATGGGTACCGGTTTTGCGGCGAATAACCCATGGTTGCAGGAAAATCCCGATCCGATCACAAAAGCTTGCTGGGACAACCACGCCGGTCTTTCACAAAAAACAGCAACTGAACTTGGGCTGGCTCAAGGCGATGTGGTGAAGGTGGATGTGAAAGGCAAATCGGTGGAATTGCCGGTGATCATTCAGCCGGGTCTGGCACAAGGTACCGTGGCTGTTGCGATCGGCTACGGCCGCGAGAAAGCCGGTAAATCAGCAAACGGCGTTGGTAAAAACGTATATCCGTTCGCAGTATTCACAGACGGCTTCCTGAACTTCACGCCCGGAGAAGTAACGCTGTCAAAGACAGGCGATACCCGTGAAATCGCTCAGACTCAGACGCACAATACGGTAATGAACCGTAAATCGGTTTTGCAGGAAACAGTCCTTTCTCACTTCCAGAAAGATCCGATGGCCGGACGTTTCGTTCCGAAAATCCAGACTTCGGAAGGAGAAGTTGATGCAACCGACCTGTCGCTCTGGAATGGCCACAAATACAAGAACCACTCGTGGGGTATGGTGATCGACCTGAACACCTGCTTCGGTTGCGGATCTTGTGTGATCAGCTGCCAGAACGAGAACAACATTCCTGTGGTTGGCCGTCAGGAAATCATTAACGCGCGCGAAATGCACTGGCTGCGTATCGACCGTTATTACAGCAGCGATGCCGACGTGGAAGATCTTCGCGGATTGGAAGTTGCTTCTGAAAATCCGGAAGTTACGTTCCAGCCGATGCTCTGCCAGCACTGTAACAACGCTCCGTGCGAAACGGTATGCCCCGTATTGGCGACTACCCACAGCTCGGAAGGATTGAACCAGATGACTTACAACCGTTGCGTAGGTACAAGATACTGTGCAAATAACTGCCCATATAAAGTACGTCGCTTCAACTGGTTCAAATATTTTGATAACGACAACTTCGATTACGCATTCAACAATGACCTCGGTAAAATGGTCATCAACCCTGATGTGACAGTACGTTCAAGAGGGGTAATCGAGAAATGCTCGATGTGTGTTCACAGAATCCAGGAGGCAAAACTGACTGCGAAGAAAGAAAGAAGACGCATTATCGATGGTGAAGTAAACGTGGCTTGTGCATCTTCCTGCCCGACAGACGCGATTACTTTTGGCGACATGAACGATCCTGAAAGCCGCATTTCGAAATTGCTGGAAGTGGAAAGAGAGGGACGTGCATTCCACATGCTGGAAGAAATCAACGTTCGTCCGCAAATTTCTTACCTGACCAAAATCCGTAATAAGGATGCAGCCGCCAAGGCGGAAAAGGTTGAGAAAGAGCACGCTTAA
- a CDS encoding DUF3341 domain-containing protein, which translates to MAELSGKYLVGVYDDDDTVLHAVPKLRKAGVKIKEVYSPFPIHGLDEALGHPRTRIGIAAFMFGVTGCCCALTLMIWTMGFDWPMIIGGKDPISIPNYIPITFEATVLFTAFGMVITFFISNGLGPGTHFHPRFDVRATDNKFVMAIDMSRNSLSEEEISRALKDSGAEEVNIKQF; encoded by the coding sequence ATGGCAGAATTATCTGGTAAATATTTGGTCGGAGTTTACGACGATGACGATACTGTTCTTCACGCGGTACCTAAACTGAGAAAAGCCGGTGTGAAAATCAAGGAAGTATATTCTCCATTCCCGATTCACGGGTTGGACGAGGCACTGGGCCACCCGAGGACACGTATCGGTATCGCTGCCTTTATGTTCGGTGTGACAGGTTGCTGCTGCGCATTGACTTTGATGATCTGGACAATGGGATTTGACTGGCCGATGATCATCGGCGGTAAGGACCCGATCTCGATCCCCAACTATATCCCCATCACATTCGAAGCGACGGTGCTCTTCACTGCGTTCGGTATGGTGATCACATTCTTTATTTCCAACGGACTTGGGCCTGGTACGCATTTCCATCCGAGGTTCGATGTACGCGCCACAGACAACAAGTTTGTGATGGCGATCGACATGAGCAGAAACTCACTGAGCGAAGAAGAGATATCGAGAGCGTTGAAAGACAGCGGCGCGGAAGAAGTCAACATTAAGCAATTCTAA
- the rpsA gene encoding 30S ribosomal protein S1: MSKEKQNQPLPEFDWDKASDKGFGTAYSSADRTRLEEMYETTLSPVSEKEVVKGVVVGITDREVILNIGFKSDGIVSSNEFRDLPGLKIGDEVEVYVENQEDAQGQLVLSRKKAKVITAWDNIQKSFDEDVVIDANVKRRTKGGLIVDIFGIEAFLPGSQIDVKPIRDFDIFVGKRMEVKVVKINYANDNVVVSHKILIEKDLEAQRQQILNNLEKGQVLEGVIKNMTNFGVFIDLGGVDGLLHITDISWGRINHPSDLLSLDQKLNVVVLDFDEEKKRISLGLKQLQSHPWDSLDESIQVGSKVTGRIVNVADYGAFLEIKPGVEGLIHVSEMSWSQHLRNPQEFMNVNDEISAVVLTLDRQERKMSLGIKQLTEDPWTQGSLKEKYAIGTRHKGVVRNLTNFGLFIELEEGIDGLVHVSDLSWTKKIKHPSDFVKVNDELEVVVLELDAENRRLALGHKQLEENPWDTFETIFEVGSVHKCTIVAKGDKFATLELPYGIEGVASIKNLQKEDGTFAEVGESLDFTVLEFLKDEKKIVLTHSKVKGAPAEEKKEAKAAKAPAAETVNKEVEKSTFGDLSVLSALKEQLEESEKKGKK; this comes from the coding sequence ATGTCAAAGGAAAAACAAAATCAACCGCTTCCCGAATTCGATTGGGATAAAGCATCAGACAAAGGTTTCGGAACCGCTTATTCATCTGCTGACCGTACCCGTCTGGAAGAAATGTATGAGACTACGCTTTCTCCCGTTTCGGAAAAAGAAGTGGTTAAAGGTGTTGTAGTAGGTATTACAGACCGCGAGGTAATCCTGAACATCGGTTTCAAATCCGATGGTATCGTTTCATCCAATGAATTCCGCGACCTGCCAGGTTTGAAAATCGGCGACGAAGTGGAAGTTTACGTAGAAAACCAGGAAGACGCGCAAGGCCAGCTGGTGCTTTCACGTAAAAAAGCGAAAGTGATCACTGCATGGGATAACATCCAGAAATCGTTCGATGAGGATGTGGTGATCGATGCAAATGTGAAGAGAAGAACCAAAGGTGGTTTGATCGTTGACATTTTCGGCATTGAAGCATTTTTGCCAGGTTCACAAATCGATGTGAAACCAATCCGCGACTTCGATATTTTCGTCGGAAAGCGTATGGAAGTAAAAGTTGTGAAAATCAACTACGCGAACGATAACGTAGTCGTTTCTCACAAAATCCTCATCGAGAAAGACCTCGAAGCACAGCGTCAGCAAATCCTGAATAACCTCGAAAAAGGTCAGGTACTGGAAGGCGTGATCAAAAACATGACCAACTTCGGTGTGTTCATCGACCTGGGCGGTGTTGACGGTCTGTTGCACATTACCGATATCTCATGGGGCCGTATCAACCATCCGTCTGACCTTCTTTCGTTGGATCAGAAACTGAACGTGGTTGTTCTCGACTTCGACGAAGAGAAAAAACGCATTTCTTTGGGTCTGAAACAACTTCAGTCTCATCCATGGGATTCTCTGGACGAATCAATCCAGGTTGGATCGAAAGTTACCGGTCGCATCGTGAACGTTGCTGACTACGGTGCTTTCCTTGAAATCAAACCAGGTGTTGAAGGTCTGATCCACGTTTCTGAAATGTCATGGTCGCAGCACCTGCGCAACCCTCAGGAGTTCATGAATGTGAACGACGAGATCAGCGCGGTTGTATTGACGCTTGACCGTCAGGAGCGCAAAATGTCTCTCGGTATCAAACAACTCACCGAAGATCCTTGGACTCAAGGTTCATTGAAAGAGAAATACGCGATCGGTACCCGTCATAAAGGCGTTGTTCGTAACCTGACCAACTTCGGTCTCTTCATCGAGCTCGAAGAAGGTATCGACGGTCTGGTACACGTTTCCGACCTTTCATGGACTAAGAAAATCAAGCATCCTTCCGACTTCGTGAAAGTAAACGACGAGCTGGAAGTAGTTGTTCTTGAATTGGACGCGGAAAACCGTCGTCTGGCGCTGGGTCACAAGCAGCTTGAAGAAAACCCATGGGATACTTTCGAGACGATCTTCGAAGTAGGCTCGGTACATAAATGTACTATCGTGGCAAAAGGCGATAAATTCGCTACCCTTGAGCTTCCTTACGGAATCGAAGGCGTTGCTTCGATCAAAAACCTTCAGAAAGAAGACGGAACATTTGCTGAGGTAGGCGAGAGCCTTGACTTCACAGTTCTCGAATTCCTGAAAGACGAGAAGAAAATCGTTTTGACTCACTCTAAAGTAAAAGGTGCTCCTGCTGAGGAGAAAAAAGAAGCCAAAGCGGCAAAAGCGCCTGCGGCTGAAACTGTGAACAAAGAGGTTGAGAAATCCACTTTCGGAGACCTTAGCGTTCTGTCAGCGTTGAAAGAGCAGCTTGAAGAGAGCGAGAAAAAAGGAAAAAAGTAA
- a CDS encoding nuclear transport factor 2 family protein, producing MKPISHFLTSALLFTIAASAANRACAQAEATAARDVVDKLFDGMRNGDSTAVRNVFTKQCTLTSISKNAADSVVIHKGSVDGFVKAVGTPHKEKWDERIYDVKISVDGPMALLWAPYKFYLGEKFSHCGVNVFNLIKTGAGWKINDITDTRRKDACP from the coding sequence ATGAAACCTATTAGCCATTTCCTGACGTCCGCACTACTTTTTACCATTGCCGCATCCGCCGCAAATCGTGCATGCGCGCAAGCGGAAGCCACCGCCGCGCGCGACGTCGTCGATAAACTGTTCGATGGAATGCGCAACGGCGATTCGACCGCCGTCAGAAACGTGTTTACCAAACAATGCACACTGACTTCCATTTCCAAAAACGCCGCCGACTCGGTCGTTATCCACAAAGGCAGCGTCGATGGTTTCGTGAAAGCCGTAGGCACGCCGCATAAGGAAAAATGGGACGAACGCATTTACGACGTCAAAATCTCCGTCGACGGGCCGATGGCCCTGTTATGGGCGCCGTATAAATTTTACCTCGGCGAGAAATTCTCGCATTGCGGCGTCAATGTTTTTAACCTCATCAAAACCGGCGCCGGCTGGAAGATCAACGATATCACCGACACGCGCCGGAAAGACGCTTGCCCCTGA